From a single Pseudobutyrivibrio xylanivorans genomic region:
- a CDS encoding Stp1/IreP family PP2C-type Ser/Thr phosphatase, translating into MISCGITDVGIERKVNQDTVYTSDSRIGNLPNLYIVADGMGGELAGDYASAKCVEMVVDGVANSKDSEPVKILEQAIQSANQIINTESKSDPGKAGMGTTLVIATIIDGHLYVANVGDSRLYVTTSKKLLQITKDHSVVAELVRTGELDEDDARNDKRKNMITRAVGAENRISPDYFDVALKGGESILLCSDGLTNMVEDQEIYSVITSDSSLENRAKTLVRMANSNGGKDNISVIIIE; encoded by the coding sequence ATGATAAGTTGTGGTATTACTGACGTTGGTATAGAGCGCAAGGTCAATCAGGACACTGTTTATACCAGCGACAGCCGAATTGGTAACTTACCGAATCTATATATTGTCGCGGACGGCATGGGTGGAGAGCTTGCTGGCGATTACGCTTCAGCCAAATGCGTCGAGATGGTAGTTGATGGTGTTGCAAATTCTAAAGACTCAGAGCCTGTGAAAATTCTAGAACAGGCAATTCAATCAGCAAACCAAATAATAAATACTGAATCCAAGAGTGACCCAGGTAAGGCAGGAATGGGTACAACTTTGGTTATTGCCACTATCATCGATGGTCATCTTTATGTTGCCAATGTTGGTGATAGCAGGCTTTATGTGACCACTTCCAAGAAGCTTTTACAGATTACAAAGGATCACTCTGTTGTTGCCGAGCTTGTTCGCACTGGTGAGTTGGATGAGGACGATGCCAGAAATGACAAGCGCAAGAACATGATTACAAGAGCGGTCGGTGCTGAAAACAGAATCAGCCCAGACTATTTTGATGTTGCTCTAAAGGGTGGAGAGAGTATTCTGCTCTGCTCAGACGGTCTTACCAATATGGTGGAAGACCAGGAGATTTATTCAGTCATCACCTCCGATAGTAGTTTGGAGAACAGGGCCAAGACATTGGTTCGCATGGCGAATAGCAACGGTGGAAAAGATAATATTTCAGTCATTATTATAGAATAA
- the rlmN gene encoding 23S rRNA (adenine(2503)-C(2))-methyltransferase RlmN, with product MCNEKELVDIRSLNLTELTDFLVEDLHEPKFRAKQLYQWMHQHLALDYDEMKNIPNSLKDKLKESCTYRPLEKIDLQISKIDGTRKYLFELEDGQMVESVWMSYKHGNSVCISSQVGCKMGCRFCASTLDGWVRNLTPAEMLGQIYAIQRDTGERVSNLVVMGTGEPMDNYDNIVKFVRMLSDENGLNISQRNITVSTCGIVPRIKQLAEEDLTITLAISLHAPNQQKRAELMPIANKYDIHEVIEACEYYFNKTGRRITFEYSLVSGVNDRDQDAEELGQLIGHLNCHVNLIPVNPIKERDFESPSMDRAYAFQKKIEKYVNNATIRREMGRDIDGACGQLRKRHADASKGTN from the coding sequence ATGTGTAATGAGAAAGAATTAGTTGATATCAGATCATTAAATTTAACAGAGCTTACCGATTTTTTGGTGGAGGATTTACATGAGCCAAAGTTTCGTGCGAAGCAGCTCTATCAGTGGATGCATCAGCATCTTGCCCTTGACTATGACGAGATGAAAAATATACCAAATTCTCTTAAGGACAAGCTGAAGGAGAGCTGTACCTATCGTCCACTTGAAAAAATCGATTTGCAGATTTCCAAAATCGACGGCACAAGGAAGTACCTTTTTGAACTGGAAGATGGGCAGATGGTAGAGAGCGTCTGGATGAGCTACAAGCATGGCAATTCCGTATGCATTTCTTCTCAGGTAGGCTGTAAAATGGGCTGCCGTTTCTGTGCATCAACACTTGATGGATGGGTTCGAAATCTGACTCCAGCAGAGATGCTTGGCCAGATTTATGCCATTCAGCGAGATACAGGGGAGCGCGTGTCGAACCTTGTGGTTATGGGCACTGGCGAGCCTATGGACAACTACGACAATATCGTTAAATTTGTCAGAATGCTGTCCGATGAAAATGGTCTTAACATTTCCCAGAGAAACATCACTGTTTCAACCTGTGGAATTGTTCCAAGAATAAAGCAGTTGGCAGAGGAGGATTTGACAATCACTCTTGCAATCTCGCTTCACGCACCTAATCAGCAGAAGCGTGCGGAGCTTATGCCAATTGCAAACAAGTACGATATTCATGAGGTTATTGAGGCCTGTGAGTACTACTTCAACAAAACTGGAAGACGAATCACATTTGAGTATTCGCTTGTTTCCGGAGTCAATGACAGGGACCAGGATGCTGAGGAATTAGGTCAGCTTATTGGCCATTTGAACTGCCATGTAAACCTGATTCCTGTGAATCCAATCAAGGAGCGAGACTTCGAGAGTCCATCCATGGACAGAGCCTACGCCTTCCAAAAAAAGATTGAAAAATATGTGAATAATGCTACTATTAGAAGAGAAATGGGTCGCGACATTGACGGGGCCTGTGGGCAATTAAGGAAGAGGCATGCAGATGCTTCGAAAGGGACTAATTAA
- the rsmB gene encoding 16S rRNA (cytosine(967)-C(5))-methyltransferase RsmB has product MAGINIREIAADTLVEILEHGQFSHIYLKAVLDKYGYLEKTERAFLNRLVNGVVERKIELDYIIDNYSKTKAKKMKPFIRTIMRMGVFEIYYMDSVPDSATCNEYVKLAKKRSFAGLSGFVNGVLRSIARGKGQISTEDLSIKYSMPQWIVDKWTKDYGKEVTAQILEEFFTEEKLCIRVNRKLDEVELAKRLANNGITYEKSDLPHAGYISGYDSVASIPEFNEGLFYVQDYSSQLVAHVAQAKPADNVIDVCAAPGGKALHFAEILTDGQVLARDLTDVKIGLINENIARVGAKNVAAEKWDATVLDEDSIRKYDIVIADLPCSGLGIIRKKPDIKYNQTEESLTELSKLQSQILDNVCQYVKEAGTLCYSTCTINKDENENQVEAFLTRHPEFKVQEMKQLFPDSKHDGFFICVMRKN; this is encoded by the coding sequence ATGGCAGGGATTAATATCAGAGAAATTGCAGCTGATACATTAGTAGAAATCTTGGAGCATGGCCAGTTTTCTCACATATATTTAAAGGCGGTTTTGGATAAGTATGGCTATCTTGAAAAAACTGAGAGAGCCTTTTTGAATCGCTTGGTGAATGGTGTAGTTGAAAGAAAAATTGAGCTCGATTATATAATCGATAATTATTCAAAAACCAAGGCTAAAAAGATGAAGCCATTCATCAGAACTATCATGAGAATGGGCGTCTTCGAGATTTACTATATGGATTCTGTTCCAGATTCTGCCACCTGCAATGAATATGTTAAGCTTGCTAAAAAGCGAAGCTTTGCAGGACTATCTGGCTTTGTAAATGGAGTTTTACGCAGTATTGCCAGAGGTAAGGGACAGATATCCACAGAGGATTTGTCGATAAAGTATTCAATGCCTCAATGGATTGTGGACAAATGGACTAAAGACTATGGCAAGGAAGTAACCGCGCAGATTCTCGAGGAATTTTTCACCGAGGAAAAGCTTTGTATCCGCGTCAATCGAAAGCTTGATGAGGTGGAGCTGGCGAAGCGTCTTGCTAATAATGGCATCACCTATGAGAAGTCAGATTTACCTCATGCAGGATATATTTCAGGATATGATTCGGTGGCATCGATTCCTGAGTTTAATGAGGGATTGTTCTACGTGCAGGATTATTCTTCACAGCTGGTAGCGCATGTAGCCCAGGCTAAGCCTGCAGACAATGTTATTGATGTGTGTGCAGCTCCTGGTGGCAAGGCACTTCATTTTGCAGAAATTTTAACTGATGGGCAGGTTTTAGCCCGAGATTTAACGGATGTTAAAATAGGGCTTATAAACGAAAATATTGCCAGAGTTGGTGCAAAGAATGTCGCAGCTGAGAAGTGGGATGCCACAGTTTTAGATGAGGATTCAATTCGTAAATACGATATCGTAATTGCGGATTTACCATGCTCCGGTCTTGGCATAATTCGAAAGAAACCGGACATTAAATATAATCAAACAGAGGAATCTCTTACAGAGCTTTCAAAGCTTCAGTCACAGATTCTAGACAATGTTTGTCAGTATGTTAAGGAGGCAGGTACGTTGTGCTATAGCACCTGCACCATTAACAAGGATGAAAACGAAAATCAGGTAGAAGCATTCTTAACCCGTCACCCAGAATTTAAGGTGCAGGAAATGAAGCAGCTTTTCCCTGACAGCAAACACGATGGATTTTTTATATGTGTAATGAGAAAGAATTAG
- the fmt gene encoding methionyl-tRNA formyltransferase — translation MKVVFMGTPDFAVETLKAIYEAGHEVILAVSQPDKPKGRSGKLQPTPVKEFAMEHDIPVFQPVKIRAEEAVEELRKYEADVFVVAAFGQILPKVILDMPRLGCVNVHGSLLPKYRGAAPIQWAVINGEKVSGNTTMLMGPGLDDGDMLLKSEIELVADETGGSLFDRLAIDGGKLAVKTIEALDRGEITPVPQDESQATHVGMISKDMGNIDWTKPAIEIERLIRGLNPWPSAFSFIDGKQMKFWKANVVEKSGEPGTIIDVNKNVFTVACGAGALEVEELQLEGKKRMAAGDFLRGYQLEAGKRFVNGRD, via the coding sequence ATGAAAGTCGTTTTCATGGGTACACCGGATTTCGCGGTGGAGACATTAAAAGCAATATATGAAGCTGGTCATGAGGTTATTCTTGCTGTATCTCAGCCAGACAAGCCAAAGGGACGTAGTGGAAAGCTTCAGCCTACTCCAGTGAAGGAGTTTGCAATGGAGCATGATATTCCAGTTTTCCAGCCAGTAAAAATCAGAGCTGAGGAGGCTGTAGAGGAACTTCGTAAATACGAAGCAGATGTATTTGTGGTTGCAGCCTTCGGTCAGATTTTGCCAAAGGTGATTCTCGATATGCCACGACTTGGCTGTGTAAATGTTCACGGTTCACTTCTTCCAAAGTATCGTGGCGCAGCTCCAATTCAGTGGGCCGTTATCAACGGAGAGAAAGTCTCTGGAAACACTACAATGCTTATGGGACCAGGTCTTGATGATGGTGATATGCTTCTTAAATCAGAGATAGAGCTTGTAGCAGACGAGACAGGCGGAAGCCTTTTCGATAGGCTTGCAATTGACGGTGGAAAGCTTGCTGTCAAAACTATCGAGGCTCTTGATAGAGGCGAAATTACACCTGTTCCACAGGATGAGTCTCAGGCTACCCACGTTGGCATGATTTCAAAAGACATGGGCAATATCGACTGGACCAAGCCAGCCATTGAAATTGAGCGTCTTATTCGTGGCCTTAATCCATGGCCATCTGCGTTCTCATTTATAGATGGTAAGCAGATGAAATTCTGGAAGGCTAATGTCGTAGAAAAGTCAGGTGAGCCTGGCACTATCATAGATGTAAATAAAAACGTATTTACGGTAGCTTGCGGTGCAGGTGCTCTTGAAGTTGAAGAGCTTCAGCTTGAGGGTAAGAAACGCATGGCAGCAGGTGATTTCCTTAGAGGATACCAGCTTGAAGCAGGTAAGAGGTTTGTAAATGGCAGGGATTAA
- the def gene encoding peptide deformylase, whose translation MALLEIREWGKDDVLLKVCKPVKLLTPRLKTLIEDMYDTMYDADGVGLAAPQVGVLRRICVIDIGEGPVTLINPEVLETSGEQTGNEGCLSVPGKTGQVTRPNYAKVKALNEDMEEIIVEGEGLMARALLHEIDHLDGHIYTEKVEGELYDVEDLMEEIEEEE comes from the coding sequence ATGGCACTTTTAGAAATCAGAGAATGGGGCAAGGATGATGTACTTTTAAAGGTTTGCAAGCCTGTAAAGCTTCTCACACCACGCCTTAAGACACTTATAGAGGATATGTATGACACAATGTATGATGCAGATGGCGTAGGCCTTGCAGCACCACAGGTAGGTGTGCTTCGCCGCATCTGTGTTATTGATATCGGAGAGGGTCCTGTAACCCTTATCAATCCAGAGGTTCTTGAAACATCTGGTGAGCAGACAGGCAACGAGGGCTGCCTTTCAGTTCCAGGAAAGACAGGTCAGGTTACACGTCCAAACTACGCAAAGGTAAAGGCGTTAAATGAGGATATGGAGGAAATCATCGTTGAGGGTGAAGGTCTCATGGCTCGCGCACTTCTTCATGAAATCGACCACCTTGATGGTCACATTTACACAGAAAAGGTAGAGGGTGAGCTCTATGATGTGGAAGACTTGATGGAAGAGATAGAAGAGGAAGAGTAA
- the priA gene encoding replication restart helicase PriA, whose amino-acid sequence MKYADIIIDISHERLDKTFEYIVPDELEEQVTEGVQVVIPFGQGNRAITGYVVGLHDKPEFDVTKLKPIARIMKDSIAIESQLISLAAFLKRNYGSTMNQALKTVIPIKRKENEKLKKEISLNIPVAQARVELTEMMAKPRHAVGKERLLRELLQVDVLDWELATKKLQVSSTHIRDLEKKGILKVESVRTFRNPHINKDAARKHIVLNDEQEAAAESIKADIDMGRRKTYLIHGVTGSGKTEVYMDVMEHVIEMGQQVIVLIPEIALTYQTVMRFYTRFGDKVSILNSRMSPGERFDQFERAKSGEISIMVGPRSALFTPFQKLGLIIIDEEHEPSYKSEVIPRYHARETAVYRASLAGATVILGSATPSLEAYSRAKSGEYSLITLSGRAQGQDMAAVEVVDLREELRSGNRSMLSRRLLELMADRLNKKQQIMLFLNRRGLMGFVSCRACGHVLKCPHCDVALHLHKDGTMKCHYCGYTTRAAKICPSCGSKYIGSFKAGTQRLEEMVKQAFPQARVLRMDADTTKGKDGHEEILSAFAAHEADVLIGTQMIVKGHDFAGVTLVGIVAADISLNESDYHSGERTFQLLTQAVGRAGRGSEPGIAIIQTYQPDNYAVVTSAAQDYLSFYDQEIAFRRLLSYPPCSHILGIQVSSENQRDAIGQADAIAALIRQTDDKIVIMGPEDAYIGKLKDVYRRVIYLRDDDYDRLVRIKDAIDKFLLEQKQYRNTNTWFDFDPINTL is encoded by the coding sequence ATGAAATACGCAGATATTATTATTGATATTTCTCATGAGAGATTAGACAAGACATTTGAATATATTGTGCCAGATGAGTTGGAAGAGCAGGTGACTGAGGGAGTGCAGGTGGTTATTCCCTTCGGTCAGGGAAATCGTGCTATCACAGGATATGTGGTAGGGCTCCATGACAAGCCTGAGTTTGATGTTACAAAGCTGAAGCCTATTGCAAGAATCATGAAGGATAGCATTGCCATAGAGTCTCAGCTTATTTCTTTGGCTGCGTTTCTAAAGAGAAACTACGGCTCCACCATGAATCAGGCGCTGAAGACCGTTATTCCTATTAAGCGCAAGGAAAATGAGAAGCTGAAAAAGGAAATCAGCTTGAACATTCCTGTGGCGCAGGCCAGAGTGGAATTGACGGAAATGATGGCAAAGCCCCGTCATGCAGTTGGCAAGGAGCGTTTGCTTCGTGAACTTCTTCAGGTTGACGTTTTAGACTGGGAGCTTGCTACGAAAAAGCTTCAGGTATCCTCAACACATATTCGTGATTTGGAAAAGAAAGGGATTTTAAAGGTCGAATCAGTACGTACTTTTAGAAATCCTCACATTAATAAGGATGCTGCCAGAAAGCATATTGTCTTAAATGATGAGCAGGAGGCAGCGGCAGAAAGCATCAAGGCGGATATCGATATGGGTCGCCGCAAGACCTATCTTATTCATGGTGTCACAGGCTCTGGTAAGACTGAGGTATACATGGATGTGATGGAGCATGTAATCGAAATGGGGCAGCAGGTGATTGTTCTCATCCCAGAGATTGCCCTGACCTATCAGACGGTTATGCGATTCTACACCCGTTTCGGTGATAAGGTTAGTATTTTGAATAGCCGTATGTCACCGGGAGAGCGTTTTGATCAGTTTGAACGTGCTAAGTCTGGGGAAATCAGTATCATGGTTGGCCCACGCTCAGCATTGTTTACACCTTTTCAGAAACTGGGACTGATTATCATTGATGAGGAGCATGAACCAAGCTATAAGTCCGAGGTTATCCCTAGATATCATGCCAGAGAGACGGCAGTTTACCGTGCATCATTAGCCGGGGCTACAGTAATCCTTGGCTCAGCTACTCCCAGCCTTGAGGCATACAGCAGAGCAAAATCTGGTGAGTACAGCCTAATCACATTGAGTGGACGTGCCCAGGGACAGGATATGGCAGCTGTTGAGGTGGTGGATTTACGCGAGGAGCTTAGAAGCGGAAACCGTTCAATGCTTAGCCGCAGACTCCTAGAGCTGATGGCAGACAGGCTTAATAAAAAGCAGCAAATCATGCTGTTTTTGAATAGAAGAGGGCTCATGGGCTTCGTTTCTTGTAGGGCATGTGGTCATGTGTTAAAATGTCCTCATTGCGATGTGGCCTTGCACCTTCACAAGGATGGCACTATGAAATGTCATTACTGCGGATACACTACGCGGGCAGCCAAGATTTGTCCAAGCTGCGGTAGCAAATATATAGGAAGCTTCAAGGCAGGTACACAGCGTCTTGAAGAGATGGTGAAGCAGGCATTCCCACAGGCACGAGTTCTTCGAATGGATGCGGACACCACCAAAGGCAAGGATGGCCATGAGGAAATATTATCGGCATTTGCAGCTCACGAAGCGGATGTGCTGATTGGTACCCAGATGATTGTCAAAGGACACGATTTTGCTGGGGTTACCCTGGTTGGAATTGTTGCTGCTGATATCAGCTTGAATGAATCTGATTATCACAGTGGTGAGAGAACCTTTCAGCTTCTTACCCAGGCCGTTGGCCGTGCTGGTCGAGGCAGTGAGCCTGGTATCGCAATTATTCAGACCTATCAGCCTGACAACTATGCAGTTGTCACTTCGGCAGCTCAGGATTACTTGAGCTTTTATGACCAGGAGATTGCCTTCAGACGATTGCTTTCATACCCACCATGCTCACACATTCTTGGAATCCAGGTGAGTTCGGAAAATCAGCGGGATGCAATTGGCCAGGCAGATGCGATTGCAGCATTAATTAGGCAGACCGACGATAAAATTGTTATAATGGGACCGGAGGATGCCTATATTGGCAAGCTGAAGGATGTCTACCGTCGTGTTATTTATCTTCGTGATGATGATTATGACAGGCTGGTTCGCATCAAAGACGCAATTGATAAATTTTTGCTTGAGCAAAAACAATATAGAAACACCAATACATGGTTTGATTTTGACCCAATAAACACATTATAG
- the pyrB gene encoding aspartate carbamoyltransferase, with protein sequence MRHLMSPLDFTREELEQLMDLADDIKLHPDVYSEKCHGKKLATCFYEPSTRTRLSFEAAMLNLGGSVLGFSSADSSSAAKGESVSDTIRVISSYADICAMRHPKEGAPLVASQRSLIPVINAGDGGHQHPTQTLTDLFTIRSLRGEIKDLTIGLCGDLKFGRTVHSLINALVRYPGIKFVLISPEELRVPEYIREDVLERNGYEYKEVDSLDDVMGELDILYMTRVQKERFFNEEDYIRLKDFFILTPEKMHLAKKDMMVLHPLPRVNEISVDVDDDPRAMYFTQAKYGVFIRMALILTLLELV encoded by the coding sequence ATGCGTCATCTAATGAGCCCTCTGGACTTTACCAGAGAGGAACTAGAGCAGCTTATGGACCTGGCGGATGATATTAAGCTTCATCCTGATGTTTATTCAGAAAAGTGCCACGGCAAAAAGCTTGCTACATGTTTTTACGAGCCTAGTACTCGTACCCGATTATCTTTCGAAGCTGCCATGCTTAATCTTGGCGGTTCAGTCCTTGGTTTTTCTTCAGCTGACTCTTCTTCAGCAGCCAAAGGTGAAAGTGTTTCCGATACTATTCGTGTTATTTCTTCTTACGCAGACATCTGCGCTATGCGTCATCCTAAAGAAGGCGCTCCACTTGTCGCTTCTCAGCGATCACTTATTCCCGTTATTAATGCCGGCGACGGCGGTCATCAGCATCCAACTCAAACCCTCACCGATTTGTTTACCATTCGCTCTTTGCGTGGTGAAATCAAGGATCTTACTATCGGTCTTTGCGGCGATTTGAAGTTTGGTCGAACAGTGCATTCATTAATTAATGCATTGGTAAGATATCCGGGAATCAAGTTTGTACTTATTTCACCAGAGGAGCTTAGAGTTCCAGAGTATATCCGCGAGGATGTATTAGAGAGAAATGGCTACGAATACAAAGAGGTGGACAGCCTTGACGATGTTATGGGCGAGCTGGACATCCTTTACATGACAAGAGTTCAGAAGGAACGTTTCTTCAACGAAGAGGATTACATCCGTTTGAAAGACTTCTTCATTTTGACACCAGAGAAAATGCACCTTGCGAAGAAGGATATGATGGTTCTTCACCCTCTTCCACGAGTTAACGAAATATCCGTGGACGTAGATGACGATCCAAGAGCAATGTACTTCACCCAGGCCAAGTATGGTGTATTTATCAGAATGGCCCTCATTCTTACATTACTCGAGTTAGTTTAG
- a CDS encoding aspartate carbamoyltransferase regulatory subunit: protein MLNISGIHQGFVLDHIKAGESMTIYNDLQLGNLGCDCTVAMIMNAKSKKMGRKDIIKIECPVERVDLDILGFIDHNITCNIIKDDAIVEKRKLTLPKEIKNVISCKNPRCISTVEQELDQIFILTDPENEVYRCKYCEEKYTGTK from the coding sequence ATGTTAAATATAAGTGGAATTCATCAGGGCTTCGTGCTTGATCATATCAAGGCTGGCGAGTCCATGACAATATACAACGACCTTCAGCTTGGCAATCTTGGATGCGACTGTACAGTGGCCATGATTATGAATGCCAAGTCAAAGAAGATGGGCCGCAAGGACATCATTAAAATCGAATGTCCTGTGGAGCGAGTTGATCTCGACATCCTTGGTTTCATCGACCACAATATCACCTGCAATATCATTAAAGATGATGCCATTGTTGAGAAGCGCAAGCTTACTCTCCCAAAGGAAATCAAGAATGTTATCAGCTGCAAGAATCCTCGATGCATAAGCACCGTGGAGCAGGAATTAGACCAAATCTTTATCCTCACCGATCCAGAGAATGAGGTATATCGTTGCAAGTATTGCGAGGAAAAATATACAGGGACTAAATAA
- the pflB gene encoding formate C-acetyltransferase has protein sequence MANHDFEQWKGFEGRVWRDNIDVRDFIQKNYTPYDGDESFLADATEATNTLWGKLQELQAQERAKGGVLDMDTDIVSSLTSHGAGYISEETKDLEQIVGLQTDKPLKRAFMPYGGITMAEQSCKMYGYEPSEKLHEIFTKYHKTHNQGVFDIYTPEMKKARHNKILTGLPDTYGRGRIVGDYRRVALYGIDYLIEKKQADFAATNRQGMRRYDFQLREEIADQINALKGMKEMAAIYGIDISKPAGTAKEAAQWLYFGYLAAIKTQNGAAMSVGRVSTFLDIYFTRDLANGVITESEAQEIIDHFTMKCRMVKFARIESYNQLFSGDPVWATLEVGGIGLDGRHQVTKTCYRFLHTLENMGPSPEPNLTVMYSSRLPENFKKYASKISVTTSSIQYENDDVMRVTWGDDYSICCCVSATETGKELQFFGARANLAKCLLYAINGGVDEKSGDQVGPEYKAITSEYLDYDEVMQKFDQMMDWLAHLYVGTLNMIHYMHDKYNYEACQMALIDTHVRRSFATGIAGFSHCVDSLSAIKYAKVKAIRNENGITKDFEIEGDFPRYGNDDDRADEIAIWLLRTFMGKLRHIHTYRDSEPTTSILTITSNVVYGKATGALPDGRPAGEPLSPGANPAYGAEVNGLIASLNSVAKLPYEEALDGISNTQTINPGALGHTDEERTANLVNVLDGYFDQGAHHLNVNVFGKEKLIDAMEHPEKPEYANFTIRVSGYAVKFIDLTKEQQLDVISRTCHEAL, from the coding sequence ATGGCAAATCACGATTTTGAACAATGGAAGGGTTTTGAAGGACGCGTATGGAGGGATAATATTGACGTTCGCGACTTCATCCAGAAAAACTACACTCCTTATGATGGAGATGAATCATTCTTAGCTGATGCTACAGAGGCTACAAACACTCTTTGGGGCAAGCTTCAGGAGCTTCAGGCACAGGAGCGCGCAAAGGGCGGCGTTCTTGATATGGATACAGACATCGTATCTTCACTTACTTCTCACGGCGCTGGTTACATCTCAGAAGAGACAAAGGATCTTGAGCAGATTGTTGGTCTTCAGACAGACAAGCCTCTTAAGAGAGCTTTCATGCCATACGGTGGTATCACTATGGCTGAGCAGTCTTGCAAGATGTATGGCTATGAGCCAAGCGAGAAGCTTCACGAGATTTTTACTAAATATCACAAGACACACAATCAGGGTGTATTCGACATCTACACACCAGAGATGAAGAAGGCCCGTCACAATAAAATTCTTACAGGACTTCCTGATACATACGGCCGTGGTCGTATCGTAGGCGATTACAGACGTGTTGCTCTTTACGGTATCGATTACCTTATCGAGAAGAAGCAGGCTGATTTCGCTGCTACAAACCGTCAGGGTATGCGCCGCTACGATTTCCAGCTTCGTGAGGAAATCGCAGATCAGATCAATGCTCTTAAGGGCATGAAGGAAATGGCTGCTATCTACGGCATCGACATTTCAAAGCCAGCTGGTACAGCTAAGGAAGCTGCTCAGTGGTTATACTTCGGATACCTTGCAGCTATCAAGACTCAGAACGGTGCTGCAATGTCTGTAGGTCGTGTTTCTACATTCCTTGATATCTACTTCACACGTGACCTTGCAAACGGTGTTATCACAGAGTCTGAGGCTCAGGAAATCATCGACCACTTCACAATGAAGTGCCGTATGGTTAAGTTCGCTCGTATCGAGTCTTACAACCAGCTCTTCTCTGGTGATCCAGTTTGGGCTACTCTTGAGGTTGGTGGTATCGGTCTTGATGGACGTCATCAGGTTACAAAGACTTGCTACAGATTCCTTCACACACTTGAGAACATGGGACCTTCACCAGAGCCAAACCTTACAGTTATGTACTCAAGCCGTCTTCCAGAAAACTTCAAGAAGTACGCTTCTAAGATTTCTGTAACTACATCTTCTATCCAGTACGAGAATGATGATGTAATGCGTGTAACTTGGGGCGATGACTACTCAATCTGCTGCTGTGTATCAGCTACAGAGACAGGTAAGGAGCTTCAGTTCTTCGGTGCTCGTGCAAACCTTGCTAAGTGTCTTCTTTACGCTATCAACGGTGGTGTTGATGAGAAGTCTGGCGATCAGGTTGGCCCAGAGTACAAGGCTATCACTTCAGAGTACCTTGACTATGATGAGGTTATGCAGAAGTTCGACCAGATGATGGATTGGCTTGCACACCTTTATGTAGGTACACTCAACATGATTCACTACATGCACGACAAGTACAACTATGAGGCTTGCCAGATGGCCCTCATCGATACACACGTACGTCGTTCATTTGCTACTGGTATTGCTGGTTTCTCGCACTGCGTAGACTCACTTTCAGCTATCAAGTATGCAAAGGTTAAGGCTATCCGCAACGAAAACGGAATTACAAAGGACTTTGAAATCGAGGGAGACTTCCCACGTTACGGTAACGATGATGACAGAGCTGACGAAATCGCAATCTGGCTTCTTCGCACATTTATGGGCAAGCTTCGTCACATCCATACATACCGTGATTCAGAGCCTACAACATCAATCCTTACTATCACTTCAAACGTAGTTTATGGTAAGGCTACAGGAGCTCTTCCAGATGGACGTCCAGCTGGCGAGCCACTTTCACCAGGTGCTAACCCAGCTTACGGCGCAGAAGTAAACGGACTTATCGCTTCCCTCAACTCTGTTGCCAAGCTTCCATACGAAGAGGCACTTGATGGAATCTCTAATACACAGACAATCAACCCAGGTGCTCTTGGACATACAGATGAGGAGCGCACTGCAAACCTTGTTAACGTACTTGACGGTTACTTCGATCAGGGTGCACACCACCTCAACGTCAACGTATTTGGCAAGGAGAAGCTCATCGATGCTATGGAACATCCAGAGAAGCCTGAATACGCTAACTTTACAATCCGCGTATCTGGCTACGCCGTAAAATTCATCGACTTGACAAAGGAGCAGCAGCTCGACGTAATCTCACGTACTTGCCACGAGGCTCTCTAG